A single Euwallacea similis isolate ESF13 chromosome 1, ESF131.1, whole genome shotgun sequence DNA region contains:
- the LOC136409691 gene encoding androgen-induced gene 1 protein-like produces the protein MGIPAIGHLLIAAHFWFGCYYDWNFVKIPVEIADLGDNLLNTHKLKFLTYWDALLQSVFFTICFLNDIFGTNDENPKTKPVIRKIKDVMLPVLAFPLSMFVGLTFWGLYAVNRELVFPKLIDQFFPTWLNHLMHTNIMIFTLMETLLSYRKYPSRKVGLSIFVLFMLSYLVWILYLHSYTNKWVYPVLNVLSFPFRIVFFLSNFGFAVVVYVLGEKINNLRWGKRAVSVSGKTRKQKKN, from the exons ATGGGCATTCCAGCAATAGGACACCTGCTCATAGCAGCACACTTTTGGTTTGGCTGCTATTACGACtggaattttgtaaaaattcctGTTGAAATAGCAGATTTAGGAGACAACTTGTTAAATACCCACAAGCTGAAGTTTTTGACTTACTGGGATGCC TTGCTACAGTCtgtattttttacaatatgcTTCCTCAACGACATTTTCGGTACAAATGatgaaaatccaaaaacaaaaccagtcattagaaaaattaaagatgtt ATGCTACCAGTTTTAGCATTTCCCCTTTCAATGTTCGTGGGTCTCACCTTTTGGGGTTTATACGCCGTGAATCGAGAGCTGGTCTTCCCGAAACTCATCGACCAGTTCTTTCCCACCTGGCTCAACCACCTGATGCACACTAATATAATGATTTTCACCCTCATGGAAACGCTGTTGTCTTACCGAAAATATCCGTCCAGAAAAGTAGGCCTTTCCATTTTTGTATTGTTCATGTTGTCGTACCTGGTATGGATACTTTATCTACATTCCTACACTAATAAGTGGGTTTACCCCGTTTTAAATGTTCTCAGTTTTCCCTTCAGGATagtatttttcctttcaaatttCGGTTTCGCAGTGGTTGTCTATGTTTTGGGggagaaaattaataatttaaggtGGGGAAAGCGAGCTGTTAGTGTTAGTGGTAAAACACGCAAACAGAAGAAGAACTAG
- the nbs gene encoding nibrin has protein sequence MIFLLSNVESGEIIYLPDRGECTVGRKDCDILILDDKSISRQHAKLKIRGDQVTLQDCNSRYHTHHKGIEIAPNVEIRLNHMDLIQFGCQKSKFQFESYTIIASSSALNIEKRNKLKEALSKCEGKYVDKWSNKCTHLVVEKLILTIKVLQALVDEKHIVSQDYFYDYAKSISEKGRIPDINEYNKPPVGEQLLRGFQNKFDTRRRTLFQHKVFVFLDPDSKKQIEELIKSCGGTSITWKDDLKSMFDNQIGEEHIFITTNNEETNPSFDVITKNLAKQNKRLIPLKEIALALAFCSCEKNCNPNFNRMAEVFGSNIVKRPTLRMLAPETQSQGELPNPSEVKTERIIPASIDLDFMDDNIELCGEAVSRVKRAGVEMKSSKAKKKKIEKESKEESCKVGSKQSSLKTFLNTQKNFNSTAGSTPNEEVSHQTQKRKASDSDDTSKSLKLNPFALARTTVNKKTKIESTGNPFEVIRFSKHQLQETENPIKTETESVENQQNSLGDIMNISSCPRVKIEVDESVAIRQTEVNEFPNKTISSAVSSQFKNSVLTASWKSKKSHIKNDTNFTIKEEDPELAEVSKIFRNCVKVTLMPHYERPSICNVSNTSIDSVGNEKNFKRFKKVLPLHPQITIVDRHEFTKHGPGTAVNAAELDFTLSESESEEKPQIVVKRQRNNKRIIF, from the exons ATGATTTTCCTGCTTTCTAATGTTGAAAGTG GAGAAATAATCTATCTCCCAGATAGAGGAGAATGCACTGTTGGCAGGAAAGACTGTGACATTCTCATACTGGATGACAAGTCCATAAGCAGGCAacatgcaaaattaaaaattagg GGAGATCAAGTCACATTACAAGACTGTAACTCCAGATATCATACTCATCACAAAGGTATTGAGATAGCTCCTAATGTAGAAATCAGATTAAATCACATGGATCTGATTCAGTTTGGTTGCCAGAAAAGCAAATTTCA gTTTGAGTCATACACTATCATCGCCTCATCAAGCGCATTAAACATAGAGAAAAGGAACAAATTGAAAGAGGCTCTAAGCAAATGTGAAGGAAAATATGTAGATAAATGGTCCAATAAATGCACCCACTTAGTAGTGGAGAAACTGATCTTGACCATTAAAGTTTTACAAGCATTAGTGGATGAAAAACACATAGTTTCCCAAGATTATTTTTACGATTATGCAAAAAGCATCTCAGAGAAGGGAAGAATTCCAGATATTAATGAATATAACAAGCCACCAGTTGGAGAACAGTTGTTACGAGGGTTTCAGAATAAATTTGACACAAGGAGACGGACGTTGTTTCAGCATAaagtttttgtgtttttagaCCCAgattcaaaaaaacaaatagagGAACTTATTAAGAGTTGTG GGGGGACCTCCATTACATGGAAAGATGACCTAAAATCCATGTTTGACAACCAGATTGGAGAGGAACACATCTTTATAACCACCAACAATGAGGAAACAAACCCATCATTTGATGTTATTACCAAAAACTTAGCTAAACAAAACAAACGTTTAATCCCACTCAAGGAAATAGCTTTGGCTTTAGCCTTCTGTTCCTGCGAGAAAAACTGCAATCCCAATTTTAACAGAATGGCAGAAGTGTTTGGTTCAAATATTGTAAAGAGACCGACACTGCGTATGTTGGCTCCTGAAACACAATCGCAGGGCGAATTACCAAACCCTTCAGAGGTAAAGACTGAGAGAATAATTCCAGCTTCAATAGATCTGGATTTCATGGATGATAATATAGAGCTTTGTGGTGAAGCTGTCAGTAGAGTTAAAAGAGCTGGCGTTGAGATGAAATCTTCAAAagcaaagaagaaaaaaatagaaaaggaAAGTAAGGAAGAAAGTTGCAAGGTGGGCAGTAAGCAGTCTTCACTTAAAACGTTTCTCAATACACAgaagaattttaatagtaCTGCTGGCAGTACACCTAATGAG GAAGTTTCACATCAAACGCAGAAACGAAAAGCCTCAGACAGTGATGACACATCCAAATCACTCAAATTAAATCCATTCGCGCTTGCTAGAACCACAGTaaacaagaaaacaaaaattgaaagtacTGGAAATCCTTTCGAAGTGATTAGATTTTCGAAACACCAACTTCAAGAAACTGAAAATCCCATAAAAACCGAAACTGAGTCTGttgaaaatcaacaaaactCTCTCGGAGATATTATGAATATTAGCTCTTGTCCTCGagtaaaaattgaagttgatgAATCGGTAGCAATAAGGCAAACAGAAGTTAACGAATTCCCAAATAAAACGATTAGCTCGGCAGTGTcatctcaatttaaaaacagtgTACTAACGGCCAGTTGGAAGTCAAAGAAGAgtcatattaaaaatgatactAATTTCACGATAAAAGAAGAAGATCCGGAATTGGcagaagtttcaaaaatatttaggaaTTGTGTCAAAGTAACCTTAATGCCTCACTACGAGCGACCTTCTATTTGTAATGTCTCCAATACATCTATTGATAGTGTTGGGAATGAAAAGAACTTtaagagatttaaaaaa GTGCTACCGTTACATCCCCAAATTACCATTGTGGATAGACATGAATTTACGAAGCATGGACCAGGGACGGCTGTAAATGCTGCAGAACTTGACTTCACTCTGAGTGAAAGTGAATCAGAAGAAAAACCTCAAATCGTGGTAAAAAGACAACGAAACAATaagagaataattttttaa
- the LOC136410877 gene encoding clavesin-1-like has product MAEYIDYGWRTSDLIAQSLNKTLYKNLTASDRDVAARALRDLVKSSDECHDVDWDDKTLQKFLFARKFVLEDSFELLKNYCSYRSRNPDVFRDLSLNAEDVRRALENGLPGVLKDKDRKGRCILLLTANNWDCSYTILSIYRAMLVCLEHLTNDLHNQANGFVVIVDWTEFSYKQTTQLKPSILRLMIEGLQDCFPARFKGIHFIGQPWYVDAALTVTKPFLHEEIKERIFSHGNNLSTLHELVHKDVLPAELGGEKPSYNPRSFLDSLDQKVKNDSIINNKENGRL; this is encoded by the exons ATGGCAGAGTACATCGATTACGGTTGGCGAACCAGCGACTTGATTGCTCAGTCCTTAAACAAGACCCTGTACAAAAATCTAACAGCCAGTGACAGAGACGTTGCCGCAAGGGCCTTAAGAGACTTAGTGAAAAGTAGTGATGAGTGCCACGATGTGGATTGGGACGATAAGACTTTGCAGAAATTCCTGTTTGCCAGGAAGTTTGTGCTTGAGGACAGTTTCGAACTGCTGAAGAACTATTGTTCTTATAGGAGTAGGAATCCTGACGTTTTCAGGGATTTGAGTTTGAATGCAGAGGATGTGAGGAGAGCTTTAGAAAATG ggTTACCAGGAGTCCTGAAGGACAAAGACCGAAAGGGCCGCTGCATATTGCTGTTGACAGCCAACAACTGGGACTGCAGCTACACAATTTTatcaatatacagggcgatgCTAGTTTGCTTGGAACATTTGACCAACGATCTGCACAACCAAGCTAACGGATTCGTAGTTATAGTCGACTGGACTGAATTCTCTTATAAACAAACAACCCAATTGAAACCGTCCATCTTGAGGCTTATGATTGAGGGTTTACAG GACTGCTTTCCAGCTAGATTTAAAGGGATTCATTTTATTGGCCAGCCGTGGTATGTAGATGCAGCTCTCACAGTTACCAAACCGTTCTTGCATGAAGAAATTAAGGAAAGGATTTTTAGTCATGGTAATAACTTGAGTACTTTACATGAGCTGGTGCACAA AGATGTCCTTCCTGCAGAATTAGGAGGCGAGAAACCAAGCTACAATCCCAGGTCCTTCTTGGATTCCCTGGACCAGAAAGTCAAAAATGattctataataaataataaggaAAATGGTCGATTATAG